GCCATCCGCCGGTGGCGTCAACTTGCGTAGAATCCAGGGCCGGATTGGGGTGGAACACCACAAAGCCGTCTTTGGTGTGGCAGGAGTCCTTAAGAAAAGGGTTGAAGCCGCAACGTTGCTGGCGCATGTACCGCAATACAAAATCCGCTGATTGGTCATACACCTGCGTACCGATGGTAAAGTCAGGGGAGCGGGTGCCGTTGGCTTTGAGGTAATAGGAGCCAGGTTTGGCAAAGGCCGAAAAGTCTAACCTATAGGTGTGGGTAAACGCCGAATAGGCGCCAAAGGCTTTCACTTTTTTGCTTTTGTGTACCACTTTGCCCGTGCGGGCATCATGCAGGCTAAACGAGGAAACTGCCTGAACTTTCTTGGCGGCCAGCACCGCCACTTTGGTAGCCGAGGGCAGGTAGCCCAGTTGGTTGATCCTGATCCAGGCATCTTCAGCCGCCGCGGCAGACTGACAATAGGCCGGGGAATTCACCCAAATGGCCAGGGCCAACAAAAAGGAAAGGAAGGTGCGCATAGCAAGACCGGTTTAGAGGTTAGTAAGTTAGCCTTTATCCTGAAGGAGAAAAATACCCTTAAAGCAGAATTGCCGGCGTGGGCCGGCGATTCTGCTTTAAGAAAGAAGTCCTGTTTTGAGCCCGTTTTTTAAAAAACAGCTCCAAAACAGCGAGGACTATTCTATGCCTTTAAAAATACGGTTCCACCTGATCTTGTTAAACAAGGTCTCGTTCGGGTCCGCTGACATCCAGATCATCACTGCTTTGCCTACAATGTGGTCTGCGGGTACAAAGCCCCAGTACCTGGAGTCTTCTGAATTATGGCGGTTATCGCCCATCATCCAGTAGTAGTTCTGCTTGAAGGTGTATTGCTTGATCTCCTTGCCGTCAATCAGAATCTTGTCATCGCTTACCTCCACCTTGTCATGGCCCTCGTACTTCCGGATAACCATCTCATAGAAAGGAATGGTCTGGGCATTGATGTCAACGGTCATGCCTTCCTTCGGGATCACGAACGGACCAAAGTTATCCTTGTTGTAGGGGTACATAGAGGGCTTGAACGGAAAAATATCAGCCCGTATAGAGCCAATGCTGTCTTTATACAACACCACTTCCTTAATGAAGTCATAGGTCTTCAACTTCGCGGCCGTGGCCGGCGTGGTGTTGATGATATAGGCCTCGCCGCCGTAGGCAGGCTGCACATCTGTAATGTCGTTTTCCTTGAAGAACTTAGGGTTAATGGGCGTGTTGGCCAGAATGCCGTAGGCGTACTGCACTCTATCGGGCTCAGGTACCAATTTGTCATTGATGTATACCCGCATGTCCTTCATTTGAATTTTATCTCCCGCAATGCCTATGCAGCGTTTAATGTAGTTCATTCTAAGGTCGGTGGGGTGACCCGTGTCTGCGGGCCAGTTGAACACCACCACGTCATTGTTCTTCACGGAGCTGAAGCCCGGCAGACGGTATGACTTGAGTTGGATGGCGTCTGAGTAGGAGGGGATGTTGGTGCCCCAGATGGTCTGGTGGGTAAGCGGGACCTGCAATGGGGTGATAGGCGTGCGCGGGCCGTAGTGCAGTTTGCTTACGAACAGGTAATCTCCTACCAGCAAAGATTTCTCCATAGAGGGAGTTGGAATGGTGTAGGCCTCAAAGGTGGCCCACCTGATAAGGGTGGCAGCTACAACGGCAAAAAGAATGGCGTCTCCCCATTCCCTGAAAAAGCCTTTCTTCTTTTTAGGCTTGGTCTCTTTCTTGGTCCAAAAACGGATACTCATGTACTGAGGGTTAGAGTTGTAGCAGATCGGTCATCCCATAAATACCCTGGCGGCCTGGCAACCATTCGGCGGCCAGAAGGGCACCGGAGGCAAAACCTTCGCGGGTGTGGGCAACATGGTGCAGTTCAAAGGTATCATTTTCTGAGGTGTATTTCACAATATGCGTACCCACCACTTCGCCTTCGCGTTCAGAAACAATGCCCAGTAAATCTGGCTCAGAGCTGGTGTCATTGATCCAGCCCTGTTTTTCAGGGTAGTTCTTTAAAATGCCATCGGCAATGGTAAGGGCCGTGCCGCTGGGTTTGTCCAGTTTGTGCACGTGGTGAATTTCCTTTACCTCTACCGCATACTCTGGGTACTGCCGCATTTTATTGGCAATGTACTCATTAAAGTGAAAGAATAGGTTTACCCCCACGCTAAAGTTAGAGGCATAGAAAAGGGTGCCTTGCAGCTCCTGACATTTCCCCTTTACCTGGCCCAGGTGCTCCAGCCAGCCCGTTGTGCCTACCACTACCGGTATCTTTTTCTCAAAACAGGTAAGGATATTGCCTACTGCCGCGTCTGGGCTGGTGAACTCAATGGCAACGTCTACCTGGTCTGCGGTGTAAGAGGCTAGCTTGTCTGCATCATGCACCGTGAGGGCACCCACAATTTCATGGCCTTTGGCCACTGCCAGCCGCTCAATGGTTTGACCCATTTTGCCGTACCCAATGAGAAGAATGCGCATAGTTTTATTTAAGGGTAAGATGAATGCGGAGACCTCCTGCATAGGAAGAGGTACCGGTAAGTGGGTTCAGGGCAGGGGAGAAATGCAGGGAAAGGTCGTCACTTACGTCAAAGGCCTTGAGGTGGGCATCTACGTGGGCTTCCAGCACCTGCAGGCCCCAGGCCAGCACGGCCAGGATAATGTCCAGGTCACGGTACTTCCGGAAGAAGTCTCTGGAGGAGCGCAGGTTGCGGCTTCCCTGGTCATTGGCGCGGTTTAAACCATAGATATTGTCCTCAGCGTATTTGTCTACGGTGCCGGGGTCACCATCAAACCTTACGCGCAGCGCCTGGGCATAGTCCTGATACTTGCGGTTGTTGTCATAAATGAAGTACCCGATCACGCCCCCGGTGGCGTACACCAAAGGAATTTTCCAATAGCTTTTATTGTAGGCCTGGCCTAAGCCGGGCACCACCGCCGAGTAGAAGGCGGCCTTGGCGGGGCGGCTCCAGTGACTGAATCCTTTTTGGGCGGTATCTGCTACAGCCGGGGTGGCTACCTTCACCGAGTCTGGGCCAGTAGTTACTACTTGCGCCAAGCCTTGCGGGGCATAAGCCATGAAAAGGAATAGACAGAAAGAAAGAGCCGCCAACAGCCGCATGTTACGCGTAGTTTAAGATTTCCAGAATTCGGTTCAGTTCATCTACCGAGACAAAG
This Rufibacter radiotolerans DNA region includes the following protein-coding sequences:
- the dapB gene encoding 4-hydroxy-tetrahydrodipicolinate reductase, with product MRILLIGYGKMGQTIERLAVAKGHEIVGALTVHDADKLASYTADQVDVAIEFTSPDAAVGNILTCFEKKIPVVVGTTGWLEHLGQVKGKCQELQGTLFYASNFSVGVNLFFHFNEYIANKMRQYPEYAVEVKEIHHVHKLDKPSGTALTIADGILKNYPEKQGWINDTSSEPDLLGIVSEREGEVVGTHIVKYTSENDTFELHHVAHTREGFASGALLAAEWLPGRQGIYGMTDLLQL
- the lepB gene encoding signal peptidase I, whose product is MSIRFWTKKETKPKKKKGFFREWGDAILFAVVAATLIRWATFEAYTIPTPSMEKSLLVGDYLFVSKLHYGPRTPITPLQVPLTHQTIWGTNIPSYSDAIQLKSYRLPGFSSVKNNDVVVFNWPADTGHPTDLRMNYIKRCIGIAGDKIQMKDMRVYINDKLVPEPDRVQYAYGILANTPINPKFFKENDITDVQPAYGGEAYIINTTPATAAKLKTYDFIKEVVLYKDSIGSIRADIFPFKPSMYPYNKDNFGPFVIPKEGMTVDINAQTIPFYEMVIRKYEGHDKVEVSDDKILIDGKEIKQYTFKQNYYWMMGDNRHNSEDSRYWGFVPADHIVGKAVMIWMSADPNETLFNKIRWNRIFKGIE
- a CDS encoding DUF5683 domain-containing protein, with protein sequence MAQVVTTGPDSVKVATPAVADTAQKGFSHWSRPAKAAFYSAVVPGLGQAYNKSYWKIPLVYATGGVIGYFIYDNNRKYQDYAQALRVRFDGDPGTVDKYAEDNIYGLNRANDQGSRNLRSSRDFFRKYRDLDIILAVLAWGLQVLEAHVDAHLKAFDVSDDLSLHFSPALNPLTGTSSYAGGLRIHLTLK